In the genome of Raphanus sativus cultivar WK10039 chromosome 4, ASM80110v3, whole genome shotgun sequence, one region contains:
- the LOC108848929 gene encoding calcium-dependent lipid-binding protein, protein MGLISGILFGIIFGVALMAGWSRMMSHRSSKRVAKAVDMKLLGSLSREDLMKICGDNFPQWISFPAFEQVKWLNKLLVKMWPFIADAATMVIRDSVEPLLEDYRPPGISSLKFSKLTLGNVAPKIEGIRVQSFKEGQITMDVDLRWGGDPNIVLGVAALVASIPIQLKDLQVFTVARVIFQLADEIPCISAVVVALLADPKPRIDYTLKAVGGSLTAIPGLSDMIDDTVDSIVKDMLQWPHRIVVPIGGIPVDISELELKPQGKLIVTVVKATNLKNKELIGKSDPYAAIHIRPVFKYKTKAIENNLNPVWDQTFELIAEDKETQSLTVEVFDKDVGQDERLGLVKLPLSSLEAGVTKEMELNLLSSLDTLKVKDKKDRGSITLKVHYHEFNKEEQMAALEEEKKIMEEKKRLKESGMIGSTMDAVGSGLGAGVGMVGTGIGAGVGMVGTGVSSGVGMVGSGFGAVGSGLSKAGRFMGRTITGQTSKRSGSTTPVNSETDGFKQQ, encoded by the exons ATGGGGTTGATATCAGGGATTCTGTTCGGGATCATATTCGGCGTAGCTCTAATGGCTGGCTGGAGTCGTATGATGTCCCACCGCTCCTCCAAGCGCGTCGCCAAG GCAGTTGATATGAAACTTCTAGGATCTCTAAGCAGAGAAGATTTGATGAAGATTTGTGGTGATAACTTTCCTCAGTGGATATCCTTCCCTGCCTTTGAACAG GTCAAATGGCTGAATAAACTACTCGTCAAGATGTGGCCATTTATTGCAGAT GCAGCAACTATGGTAATAAGAGATTCTGTTGAGCCGCTGCTTGAAGATTACAGACCACCAGGAATTTCTTCCCTCAAGTTCAGCAAACTTACTCTGGGTAACGTAGCACCAAAGATTGAAG GTATCCGTGTTCAAAGTTTCAAGGAAGGTCAAATCACAATGGATGTTGATCTTCGATGGGGTGGTGATCCAAATATTGTTTTAGGTGTTGCAGCACTTGTTGCTTCCATACCCATTCAG TTGAAGGATCTTCAAGTTTTCACAGTTGCACGTGTTATCTTTCAACTTGCGGATGAGATTCCTTGTATATCTGCTGTTGTTGTAGCTCTACTTGCTGAT CCAAAACCAAGAATCGATTACACTCTGAAGGCTGTGGGTGGAAGCTTGACGGCCATTCCTGGACTATCTGATATGATTGAT GACACCGTTGATTCTATTGTGAAAGACATGCTTCAGTGGCCTCATAGAATAGTTGTTCCCATTGGTGGTATTCCTGTTGATATCAG TGAATTAGAACTTAAGCCACAGGGAAAGCTTATAGTAACAGTAGTGAAAGCAACTAACTTGAAGAACAAGGAATTGATTGGAAAATCAGACCCTTATGCTGCCATCCACATTCGTCCTGTCTTCAAGTATAAAACAAAGGCAATCGAGAACAACTTGAATCCTGTTTGGGACCAAACATTTGAACTGATTGCAGAGGACAAAGAAACCCAGTCGCTCACTGTAGAG GTATTTGATAAAGACGTAGGCCAAGATGAACGTCTAGGACTTGTGAAACTTCCTCTAAGCAGTTTGGAAGCGGGGGTTACAAAGGAAATGGAGCTGAATCTGTTGTCTTCACTCGATACTTTGAAAGTAAAAGACAAGAAAGATAGAGGAAGTATAACACTTAAG GTACATTATCATGAGTTCAACAAAGAGGAGCAAATGGCTGCGttagaagaagagaagaaaataatggaagaaaagaagagattgaAGGAATCAGGAATGATAGGTAGCACGATGGATGCAGTTGGAAGTGGGCTCGGTGCTGGTGTGGGAATGGTTGGGACAGGGATTGGTGCAGGTGTAGGAATGGTTGGAACCGGTGTGAGCTCGGGTGTTGGGATGGTTGGTAGCGGCTTCGGAGCTGTCGGTAGTGGTTTGAGCAAAGCAGGGAGGTTCATGGGTAGAACTATTACAGGTCAGACCAGTAAACGTAGTGGCTCCACCACTCCTGTGAATAGCGAGACCGATGGTTTCAAACAACAGTAA